The proteins below come from a single Panicum hallii strain FIL2 chromosome 7, PHallii_v3.1, whole genome shotgun sequence genomic window:
- the LOC112900676 gene encoding uncharacterized protein LOC112900676, whose protein sequence is MAVPNYTYLKLKIPGPKGIIMVGGSLQHAHLCEQESCDLAAAAFRSLELKSIQLANAEVVPDLAKSKSFVGTFKPVEDTKTVQVNPDNASKTVRIGAGLSDK, encoded by the coding sequence ATGGCCGTGCCCAACTACACCTACCTCAAGCTGAAGATCCCTGGGCCCAAGGGGATCATCATGGTGGGGGGAAGCCTCCAGCATGCCCACCTCTGCGAGCAGGAGAGCTGCGATCTGGCTGCGGCGGCTTTCAGATCGCTCGAGCTCAAAAGCATCCAGCTTGCCAATGCGGAGGTGGTGCCTGACTTGGCTAAAAGCAAGTCCTTCGTGGGAACCTTCAAACCCGTTGAAGACACCAAGACGGTTCAGGTCAACCCCGACAACGCCAGCAAGACGGTCCGGATCGGGGCTGGCCtcagtgacaaatag
- the LOC112899755 gene encoding glutamate--tRNA ligase, cytoplasmic, with amino-acid sequence MEAKLAFSQDSPPISIICAAKVAGIPLTVDPSLAAGSAPTLQFGFGESLHGVNPILHFIARGASFSSFSGQNAIEFGHVVEWLEYAPMFLLGSEFENACSFVDGYLASRTFLVGHGLTIADIAVWSNLAGIGQRWESLRKSKKYQNLVRWFNSIDAEYRDTLNEIVAAYVGKRGIGKSPSPSLKEKVHDSKDPSAPEVDLPGAKVGQVCVRFAPEPSGYLHIGHAKAALLNKYFAERYQGRLIVRFDDTNPSKESNEFVENLLKDIETLGIKYDAVTYTSDYFPKLMEMAESLIKQGKAYIDDTPKEQMRKERMDGIESKCRNNTIEENLSLWKEMVNGTERGMQCCVRGKLDMQDPNKSLRDPVYYRCNTDPHHRVGSKYKVYPTYDFACPFVDALEGVTHALRSSEYHDRNAQYYRILQDMGLRRVEIYEFSRLNMVYTLLSKRKLLWFVQNKKVEDWTDPRFPTVQGIVRRGLKVEALIQFILQQGASKNLNLMEWDKLWTINKKIIDPVCARHTAVLKDQRVIFTLTNGPEKPFVRILPRHKKCEAAGKKATTFANRIWLDYADASAISKGEEVTLMDWGNAIIKEIKMENGVITELVGELHLEGSVKTTKLKTTWLADIDELVPLSLVEFDYLISKKKLEEDEDFLDNLNPCTRRETPALGDANMRNLKRGEVIQLERKGYYRCDAPFIRSSKPVVLFAIPDGRQQGSLN; translated from the exons ATGGAGGCGAAGTTGGCATTCTCCCAGGACAGCCCACCAATTTCTATCATTTGTGCGGCTAAGGTTGCGGGTATACCCCTAACTGTTGATCCTAGTCTTGCTGCTGGCTCGGCACCCACACTACAGTTTGGTTTTGG AGAATCACTCCATGGTGTAAACCCAATCCTCCACTTCATTGCCCGTGGTGCATCATTTTCCAGTTTCTCTGGGCAGAATGCTATTGAGTTCGGGCAT GTTGTTGAGTGGCTTGAATATGCCCCCATGTTCCTTTTAGGCTCTGAATTTGAAAATGCCTGCTCATTTGTTGATGGATACTTGGCCTCCAGGACCTTTCTGGTTGGTCATGGGCTGACAATTGCTGACATTGCAGTGTGGTCGAATCTTGCTG GGATTGGTCAACGGTGGGAGAGTCTAAGGAAATCAAAGAAATACCAAAATCTTGTCCGCTGGTTCAACAGCATAGATGCAGAATACAGGGACACACTGAATGAAATTGTGGCTGCATATGTTGGGAAACGAGGAATTGGAAAATCTCCTTCGCCAAGCCTTAAGGAAAAGGTACATGATTCAAAGGACCCATCAGCTCCAGAAGTTGATCTCCCAGGTGCAAAAGTTGGGCAAGTTTGTGTTCGTTTTGCCCCAGAGCCTAGCGGGTACCTCCATATTGGTCATGCAAAGGCTGCATTATTGAACAAATATTTTGCTGAAAGATATCAAGGGCGCCTAATTGTTCGATTTGATGACACAAACCCTTCAAAAGAAAGCAATGAGTTTGTCGAAAACCTTCTGAAAGATATTGAGACATTGGGGATCAAATATGATGCTGTCACATACACATCTGACTATTTTCCAAAGCTAATGGAAATGGCTGAGAGTTTGATTAAGCAGGGGAAAGCATATATTGACGATACACCAAAGGAGCAAATGAGGAAAGAGAGGATGGATGGTATTGAATCAAAGTGCAGAAATAATACCATTGAGGAAAATCTGTCATTATGGAAAGAGATGGTTAATGGAACTGAGAGGGGCATGCAGTGCTGTGTGCGGGGTAAACTCGACATGCAGGATCCTAACAAGTCACTCAGGGATCCTGTTTACTACCGCTGCAATACTGATCCTCACCATCGTGTTGGTTCAAAGTACAAGGTCTATCCAACATATGACTTTGCTTGCCCATTTGTTGATGCATTGGAGGGAGTGACACATGCTCTTCGTTCCAGTGAATACCATGACAGGAATGCACAATATTATCGAATTCTACAAGATATGGGGTTGAGGAGAGTAGAAATTTATGAGTTCAGCCGATTGAATATGGTTTACACTCTTCTCAGCAAGCGGAAGCTTCTTTGGTTTGTACAAAACAAGAAGGTTGAAGATTGGACCGATCCGCGGTTTCCCACTGTTCAAGGCATAGTCCGTCGTGGCTTGAAGGTTGAGGCGCTGATACAATTTATACTCCAGCAG GGTGCTTCAAAAAATCTGAATCTGATGGAGTGGGATAAACTGTGGACAATCAACAAAAAGATAATTGATCCAGTGTGTGCAAGGCATACTGCTGTGCTAAAAGATCAGCGAGTGATCTTTACTCTTACTAATGGTCCAGAGAAGCCATTTGTTCGAATTTTGCCAAGGCACAAGAAATGTGAGGCTGCTGGAAAGAAGGCTACAACCTTCGCAAACAGAATTTGGCTAGATTATGCTGATGCATCAGCCATTAGCAAGGGTGAGGAAGTGACCCTAATGGACTGGGGGAATGCTATCATTAAAGAGATCAAGATGGAGAATGGAGTGATTACTGAATTAGTTGGAGAACTACATCTTGAGGGCTCTGTGAAGACAACAAAATTGAAGACCACATGGCTAGCAGATATAGATGAGCTAGTCCCCCTCTCATTGGTGGAATTCGATTATCTCATCAGCAAGAAAAAG CTGGAGGAGGATGAAGACTTCCTCGACAATCTCAATCCTTGCACTCGGCGAGAGACCCCAGCCCTTGGAGACGCAAACATGAGGAACCTCAAGCGCGGAGAAGTCATACAGCTCGAGAGGAAAGGCTACTACAGGTGTGATGCCCCATTTATCAGGTCATCAAAACCTGTGGTCCTGTTTGCGATCCCAGATGGTCGGCAGCAGGGCTCGCTGAACTAG
- the LOC112899908 gene encoding potassium transporter 1-like, which yields MSLEVENPGGGESANRLSLKRHDSLFGDAEKVSGGKYHGSEGSWVRTLHLAFQSVGIIYGDIGTSPLYVYSSTFPDGIKYNDDLLGVLSLIIYTLIIIPMLKYVFVVLYANDNGDGGTFALYSLISRYAKIRLIPNQQAEDAMVSNYSIEAPNSQLRRAQWFKQKLESSMVAKIVLFTLTILGTSMVMGDGTLTPAISVLSAVSGIREKAPSLTQTEVVWISVAILFMLFSVQRFGTDKVGYTFAPVISVWFLLIAGIGLYNLVVHDIGVLRAFNPWYIVQYFKRNGKEGWVSLGGIILCVTGTEGMFADLGHFNIRAVQISFNGILFPSVLLCYIGQAAYLRKFPENVGDTFYRSIPGPLFWPTFVVAILAAIIASQAMLSGAFAILSKALSLGCLPRVQVIHTSKKYEGQVYIPEVNFMMGLASIIVTIAFRTTTSIGNAYGICVVTTFSITTHLVTVVMLLIWKKHIIFVLLFYVVFTCTELIYLSSILSKFIQGGYLPFCFALVLMTLMATWHYVHVKRYWYELDHIVPTNQMTTLLEKNDVRRIPGVGLLYTELVQGIPPVFPRLIKKIPSVHSIFLFMSIKHLPIPHVVPAERFLFRQVGPREHRMFRCVARYGYSDSLEEPKEFAGFLVDRLKMFIQEEIAFAQNDAENEDETTSITEVPEAQARPRRSTNSVVHSEEAIEPRVSSNSGRITVHANQTVEEEKQLIDREVERGVVYLMGEANVSAGPKSSILKKVVVNYIYTFLRKNLTEGHKALSIPKDQLLKVGITYEI from the exons ATGTCGCTCGAGGTCGAGAACCCTGGGGGCGGTGAGTCGGCCAATCGGCTCAGCCTCAAGCGCCATGACTCGCTCTTCGGCGATGCAGAGAAGGTCTCTGGTGGCAAGTACCATGGCTCCGAG GGGAGCTGGGTCCGGACGCTGCATCTTGCCTTCCAGAGCGTCGGCATCATCTACGGCGACATCGGGACGTCGCCGCTCTATGTCTACTCCAGCACCTTCCCTGATGGCATCAAGTACAACGACGACCTGCTGGGCGTCTTGTCGCTCATCATCTACACCCTCATCATCATTCCGATGCTCAAGTACGTGTTCGTCGTGCTGTATGCAAACGACAATGGAGATG GTGGCACGTTTGCACTTTACTCACTGATATCGCGGTACGCGAAGATCAGGCTGATCCCGAACCAGCAAGCAGAGGATGCCATGGTGTCCAACTACAGCATAGAAGCGCCGAACTCACAGCTGAGGAGGGCACAGTGGTTCAAGCAGAAGCTTGAGTCTAGCATGGTAGCCAAGATTGTGCTCTTCACCCTCACAATCCTTGGCACATCCATGGTGATGGGCGATGGAACCTTGACACCGGCAATATCTG TGCTCTCTGCAGTGAGCGGGATCCGAGAGAAAGCGCCAAGCTTGACTCAGA CGGAAGTTGTCTGGATCTCTGTGGCAATTCTGTTCATGCTCTTCTCGGTCCAGCGTTTTGGTACTGACAAGGTCGGCTACACATTTGCTCCTGTCATCTCTGTATGGTTCCTTCTGATTGCTGGTATTGGATTGTACAACCTCGTTGTCCACGACATCGGTGTTTTGAGGGCCTTCAATCCGTGGTACATAGTACAATACTTCAAAAGGAATGGGAAGGAGGGATGGGTTTCACTTGGTGGCATTATCTTGTGTGTCACAG GCACAGAAGGTATGTTTGCTGACCTAGGACACTTCAACATCAGGGCTGTTCAG ATCAGCTTCAATGGTATCTTGTTCCCGTCAGTATTGCTATGTTACATTGGGCAGGCCGCATACCTGAGGAAATTTCCAGAGAACGTTGGGGACACCTTCTACAGATCCATCCCAG GACCTTTGTTCTGGCCAACCTTCGTCGTTGCAATTCTCGCTGCTATAATTGCAAGCCAGGCTATGCTCTCTGGTGCATTTGCCATCCTTTCAAAGGCACTGTCGCTCGGTTGTCTTCCCAGGGTCCAAGTGATCCACACCTCAAAGAAGTATGAGGGGCAGGTGTACATTCCTGAGGTGAACTTCATGATGGGACTGGCGAGCATCATAGTCACAATTGCCTTCAGAACGACCACCAGCATCGGCAATGCTTATG GGATCTGTGTCGTGACCACATTCTCCATCACCACCCATCTGGTGACCGTCGTGATGCTCCTCATATGGAAGAAGCACATCATCTTCGTTCTTCTGTTCTACGTCGTGTTCACTTGCACAGAACTGATCTACCTCTCTTCCATACTGTCCAAGTTCATCCAGGGCGGGTACCTCCCGTTCTGCTTtgctctggtcttgatgaccctGATGGCGACTTGGCACTACGTTCATGTCAAGAGATACTGGTATGAGCTTGACCACATTGTGCCCACCAACCAAATGACAACTCTGCTCGAGAAGAATGATGTGCGGCGGATCCCAGGGGTGGGACTCCTGTACACAGAGCTCGTCCAGGGCATCCCACCAGTGTTCCCTCGGCTGATCAAGAAGATACCATCAGTGCACTCCATCTTCCTGTTCATGTCGATCAAGCACCTGCCGATCCCACACGTGGTGCCGGCAGAGAGGTTCCTCTTCCGGCAGGTTGGCCCAAGGGAGCACCGGATGTTCCGGTGTGTGGCAAGGTATGGTTACAGCGACTCGCTGGAGGAGCCCAAGGAGTTTGCAGGGTTCCTTGTGGACAGGCTGAAGATGTTCATCCAGGAAGAAATTGCATTCGCTCAGAACGACGCGGAGAATGAAGACGAGACTACCTCCATCACCGAGGTTCCAGAAGCACAGGCAAGGCCAAGGCGCTCCACAAACTCTGTCGTGCACAGTGAGGAGGCGATCGAACCGCGGGTGAGCAGCAACTCAGGGAGGATCACTGTCCACGCGAATCAGACAGTCGAGGAGGAGAAGCAGCTGATTGACAgagaggtggagcgaggggtaGTGTACCTGATGGGAGAGGCCAATGTGTCAGCAGGGCCCAAGTCATCAATCTTGAAGAAGGTAGTTGTGAACTACATCTACACATTCTTGAGGAAGAACTTGACGGAGGGGCACAAGGCCTTGTCCATTCCGAAAGATCAGCTGCTCAAAGTTGGCATCACATATGAAATATAG